From Loxodonta africana isolate mLoxAfr1 chromosome 2, mLoxAfr1.hap2, whole genome shotgun sequence, the proteins below share one genomic window:
- the LOC100676092 gene encoding olfactory receptor 5P68-like: MEDNQKGNISNITYVILLGFGDLKEVGTALFLLFLSLYVVTLCGNLLLILAVQKSAHLHTPMYFFLCHLSCVDVGYTISIVPQLLREVVAGGVTISFTACVVQLYAFGALLTVECFLLAVMSYDRYLAICWPLRYSVLMDNRACVKLAVGSWIGGLLFLGSMLILFATLTFCGPHIIDHFFCDFFPLVKLSCTDTAVVERVAFASSFLSLSPFLWTLLSYSFIMFSILKISSSTGRYRAFSTCSSHLIVVFVFYGTMVVVYMTPASGKTLNLNKILSLLCTVLTTLLNPLVYSLRNKGIQIALKKGAKLHWLKSNCG, encoded by the coding sequence ATGGAAGACAACCAGAAGGGAAATATCTCCAATATCACTTATGTGATCTTGCTGGGATTTGGGGACCTCAAAGAAGTTGGGACTGCCCTTTTCCTTTTGTTCCTAAGCCTTTATGTTGTCACACTGTGTGGTAACCTGCTGCTGATTCTTGCCGTCCAGAAAAGTGCACACTTACATACTCCAATGTATTTCTTTCTGTGCCACTTATCCTGTGTGGATGTTGGCTACACAATCAGCATTGTCCCTCAGCTGCTGAGGGAGGTCGTGGCTGGTGGTGTCACTATCTCCTTTACAGCCTGTGTAGTGCAACTCTATGCTTTTGGGGCTCTGCTCACTGTagagtgttttcttctggctGTCATGTCCTATGATCGCTACTTGGCCATCTGTTGGCCCCTGAGATACTCAGTGCTTATGGACAACAGAGCTTGTGTCAAGCTGGCAGTTGGATCATGGATTGGTGGTCTCCTATTCCTGGGATCTATGCTAATTTTGTTTGCAACATTAACCTTCTGTGGTCCCCACATAATAGACCATTTCTTTTGTGACTTCTTCCCACTGGTGAAGCTCTCCTGCACAGACACTGCAGTGGTTGAGAGGGTGGCCTTTGCTTCATCATTCCTATCCCTGTCTCCTTTCCTTTGGACCTTGTTATCTTATAGTTTCATTATGTTCTCCATTTTAAAGATTTCTTCTTCTACAGGGAGATACAGAGCCTTTTCCACCTGCTCCTCCCACTTGATTGTTGTATTTGTGTTTTATGGCACCATGGTTGTGGTGTACATGACACCAGCATCAGGAAAAACACTCAATCTGAACAAGATTTTATCACTTCTCTGCACAGTGCTCACAACCCTTCTAAATCCCTTAGTCTATAGTCTGAGAAACAAGGGTATCCAAATTGCTCTGAAGAAAGGAGCAAAACTACACTGGTTAAAAAGTAACTGTGGCTAG